The Pseudomonas cucumis sequence TGACCGAGAGCACCACGTCTTCAAACACGGTGCTGTCCTGCCAAGGCTGGCCACCGTGGGCGAGCGCGATGAAGCCGGCGGCTTTGAGCTTGTCGCCAGCGGCATAGAATTCTTCGAGGGTGGTCGGCGCTTTTTCGATCCCGGCTTTCTTGAAGACTTCCGGGTTGATCCACAGCCAGTTGACGCGGTGGATGTTCACCGGCACGGCGACGTAGTCGCCTTCGTATTTCACGGTGTCGGAGACTTTCTTGATCAGCAGGTTATCCCAGCCTTCGGACTTGGAAACCTCTTTGAGGGTGTCGGTGCTGAGCAGGCCGGTGCTGCCCCATTCCTGGATGTCCGGACCTTTGATCTGGGCAACGCCCGGCGGGTTACCGGCCACGGCGCGGCTTTTGAGTACGGTCATGGCCGTGGAACCGCCACCGCCGGCGACTGCGCCGTCTTTCCAGGTGAAGCCGTCTTTTTCGACTTGGGCCTTGAGCACATCGACGGCCGCTTTTTCACCACCAGACGTCCACCAGTGAACGACTTCCACCGAACCTTTGGCATCGGCGGCAAGGGCACTGACAGGGAATGCAGCAACGGGAAGCAACGAAGCGAGAGAAATGACAGTAGCGAGGCGAGAAATCGCATTCATCTAGTAGTACCTTTCTTGTTGTTATGCATGCAAGTCTGGTGCTTGCGCTGCATAGGATTCTAAACAGGGGATGCCCCTTCGCAGGTAACGAAGGGACGCGCAAATGTCACCACATGGTTACACAGGAGCGCTCTGGGACAATTGCGCCAGCGCAGTGGCCATGCTCGGCGCCAGCGGCAGGCGCGGGATCAAAACGGCTTGCCAGGCGTGATACAGGTCGGGTTTGCCGGCCCAGATATCGGCACTCGGACGGTTCAGCGGATCGAGTTCGTGATGCCAGCTGCCATCGCAACGGTCAATGAAATGACTGTCACAGAATTCCCAGAACAGTCGGTACCAGCGCTCGTATTGCTCATCACCGGTGCGTTTAAGCAGCGCACTGGCGGCGGCACTGGCTTCGGCGTGGGTCCAGTGCAAGCGATGGCGAACCACTGCGCGATTGTCCCAGTCGAGGGTGTAGACAATGCCCGGCGCACCGTCGACGTCCCAGCCGTGACGGCAATTGTGGTCGAAGAGTTTTTGCGCATCGGTGGCGAGCCAGCCCGGCGTGAGTATCCCGGCCTGCACCCGCGCCGCTTCAAGGTGAAGCAATAGGCGCGCCCATTCGAAACCATGGCCCGGCGTGGTGCCGTAAGGGCGGAAACCGTCAGCCGGGTTGTCGTGGTTGTAGTCACGCAGCGGCTGCCAGTCGCGGTCGAAATGCTCGACCACCAGGTAATCGTTGGCTGCGGCGTGATCGTGAATGACGCGCTCGACGATGCGTTGGGCGCGAATCAACCAGCGGTTGTCCTCGGTGACATCGGCCAGGGCGAGAAAGGCTTCGGTGGCGTGCATGTTGCTGTTGGCACCGCGATAGGCTTCTTCGCAACTGAAGTCGCGGTTGAAGGATTCGCGCATGGCGCCCTCCTCCTCACTCCAGAAATGCGTGTCGATGATGTGGATCGCATCGTCGAGCAAGGCTTGTGCACCGGGGCGCTGAGCGACCACCGCAGAACTCGCGGCCAATGCCACGAAGGCATGCAGGTAAGCGGCTTTGTCGGTATTACCGTCGCGGTGTTCGGGTGTGGCGAACCAGCCGCCGTGTTCGGCATCACGCAGCGGCCCGCTGAGGGCTTTGATGCCGTGATCCACCAGCTCGGCAAAACCCGGCAGGCCCTGGATGTGCGCCATGGCGAAGCTGTGGGTCATGCGCGCGGTGTTCATGGTTTCGGCTTGAGCATTGGCCGGCAGGCGCCCCTTTTCATCGAGGTTACCGAAGCCTTCGGCAAGCTTTGAAGCCTTGGCAAACGCCAACAGGCGCAGGCCTTCGGTGGCGAGCCATTGCTGATGGGCAGGCGCGTTCAGCCAACTGCTGAAGGCCGGTTGGAAGGTGTCCATGGGAGTACCTTTTTTGTTGTTATGACTGAGGGCAGTCTAAACAACGGGCGGTGGCGGGCAGGTAACGAAGGGGGCGGCTTTTGTCACAGAGTTGTGACTTTACCTTCAGGCAGCGTTGATTGATCTGACGCCATCGCGGGCAAGCCCGCTCCCACAAGGTTATGCACATACCTTGAAAATGTAGGCAATCCTGTTGGTGCGGGCTTGCTCGCGATGAACGATAACGCGGTGCCGCTAATCAACACTACGTGGCAACTGCAACGTCACCCGCAACCCGCCTTCACGCAGGTTTTGCAGGCTGACTTCACCGCCATGGCTGTGGGCAATGTTGCGCGCGATCCCCAGCCCCAGACCATAACCCTGCTGCTGCCCGGCCAAGCGGAAGTGCGGCTCGAACACCTGTTCCAGCCGTTGCTCCGGTACGCCCGGCCCTTCATCGTCGACATGCAGGACGAACGCACTCTCATCGTCATCGATGTGCAGATGCGCGTTCTGCCCATATTTCAAAGCGTTGTCGATCAGGTTGCCAATGCAGCGCTTGAGCGCCAATGGCTTGCCGGGATACGGCGCCAGCGCCCGACCGTGCTGGGTCACGCGGCCATTGCCGTTAGGCGCCAGATAGGGTTCCACCAGACAGTCGAGCACATGATTGAGGTCCACCGGCTCGATGTTTTCGTGGATGTCGGTGTCTTTCACGCATTGCAACGCGCCTTTGACCAGCAGCTCCAGCTCATCCAGATCACGGCCGAACTTGGCTTGCAGCTTTTCGTCTTCGAGCAATTCGACCCGCAGTCGCAGCCGGGTAATCGGCGTGCGCAAGTCATGGGAAATCGCGCTGAACAACTGGCTGCGTTCGGTCAGGTAACGGCTGATACGCTCACGCATCGCATTGAAGGCGCGGCCCACTTCCACCACTTCACTGCCGCCACCCTCGGCCACCGGTTCGACTTCGGCACCCAGAGACATGTCCCGAGCTGCCCGCGCCAATCGCTTGAGCGGTCGGCTCTGCCAGTGCACCAACAGGCCGATGAACAGCAGCAGGAAACCGCTGGTGAGCACGATGAACCAGACCTGCTGCGCCGGCAGGCCTTGTTCTTCGAGACTGGTGTAGGGCTCGGGCAACAAGGAGGCGATGTACAGCCATTCGCCCGGCGCCATCTGGATTTGTGTGACCAGCACCGGCGGGTTCACCGGTTCCAGGGTCAATGCGTAATGCGCCCAGGAGCGCGGCAACTCATCGAGCTTCAAGCCGCCGTTGAAAATCCGCAGGTCTTCGGGGCTGACGAAGGTCACCGAGATGTCGGTGTCCTGGCCCAGCGACTGACGCAGCACTTCGTCCACCGCCTTGAGTACCGCTTCTTTGCGCGGGGTGATCGGCAGCACTTCCATCCCCAAGGGTTTGTCGTTGAGCGTCACCACAAACCGGGTGCCGCCCATGCTGCGCAATTGATCGAGCACCAGCGGTCGAAACGCCACCGGCAACGAGCGGAAATAACTGACGCTGGCCGTCATCGAGTGAGCCAGGCTGCGGGCACTCGTGACCAGGCCTTCAAGTTGCGTGGCGCGCAATTGCGACACCCAGATCACGCTCGACAGCGCCTGGGCAAACAGCACCGCCAGCAGGGTCAGCAGCAACATGCGCCCGAGCAGCGAGCGCGGCACCGGTAGCCGCCCGGCGAGCTTGCGCAGAAAATCAGTGACCATTGCTGGCAACCACGTTCGCTGCCAGTTGGTAGCCACTGCCGCGCACGGTACGGATCAGCCGGGGAGGTTTTTCGGTGTCGCGCAGGCGCTGGCGCAAACGGCTGACCGCCATGTCGACGATGCGATCGAGCGGCATCAAGTCACGGCCACGGGTGGCGTTGCCGATGGTGTCGCGGTCGAGGATTTCCTGAGGGTGATCGAGGAACAGTTTCAGCAACGCAAAATCGGCGCCCGAGAGAATCACTTCTTCGCCGTCGATGTGGAACAGTCGATGGCTGACCATGTCCAGCCGCCAGTCGTCGAAAGCCAACACTTCGCTGCCGGAACGCTCCTGACCGAACTGCGCACGGCGCAACAAGGCTTTGATGCGCGCCTGCAATTCACGGGGGCTGAAGGGTTTGCCGAGGTAGTCGTCTGCGCCTAGTTCGAGGCCGATGACGCGGTCGGCCTCGTCGGAGCTGGCGGTGAGCATGATGATCGGCACATGGGCCTGGCGCGGGTGCTGGCGGATCCAGCGGCAGAGGCTGAAACCGTCTTCGTCCGGCAGCATCACATCGAGAATCACCAGATCGCTCGGCGCCTCGTTCAGGGCCTGACGAAAGCCTGCACCGTCAGGCGTGGTGCGGACCTGGAAACCGGCGCGGGTCAGGTAGGTGTCCAGCAACTCGCGTATCTCTTGATCGTCATCGACCAACAAAATCGACTTGTTGACTGAGCTCACAGGGCGGCATCCTTGTTGTTGGTGTTGGGGAGGATTATGCCTGATCGATCGTGGATCTATAGTGTGTCGATCGTTCCCACTCTCTGCGTGGGAATGCTTCAAGGGACGCTCCGCGTCCAGTGACGCGGGGCGTCACGGGCTGCATTCCCACGCAGAGCGTGGGAACGATCATTACTGCGCCTGATCCAGCGCCACACCCGCGCCAACAAGGCCGGAATACGGCGCCGTCACCAGCCACACCGGAATGCCTTTGAAGTAATCGCTCATGCAACCCTTGTCGGCGAAGCAACGGGCGAAACCGCTGTTGATGAAGAAATCGGCAAACCGCGGAATCACTCCGCCAACGATGTAAACGCCACCGCGCGCCCCCGTGGTCAGCACGTTGTTGCCGGCCACGCGACCGAGCCAGCAGCAGAACTGTTCGAGCACTTCCATGGCAATCGGATCGCCCGCCAGCCCGGCCTTTGTGATCGCCTCAGGCGTGTCGAGCACAGGCGTGTGACCGTCCACCGCGCAGATCGCCCGGTAGACTCGCGGCAAACCACTGCCGCTTAACGCGGTTTCAGCGCTGACATGACCGATCTCGTTGTAGATGTGTTGCCACAGTTGGGTTTCCCGTGGACTGCTGAGCGGCAGATCGACGTGACCGCCCTCCCCCGGCAACGGAGCAAAACGCCCCCCGCCCAGATCGAGCAACGTGCCCACGCCCAGGCCAGTGCCCGGACCGATCACCACCGCCGGCCGCAACGGTTCCGGCGTGCCTTCGCAGACCACCCGGAACTCGCCCGGCTGCAAGCGGGTCATGCCCAGCGCCATTGCCGAAAAATCGTTGATCAACAGCAGTCGATCCACCTGCAAGGCCTTGCAGAAACCCTTGCGACTGAGCCGCCAGTGATTGTTGGTGAACTTGAATTCATCACCGCTCACGGGGCCTGCCACCGACAGGCACACCGAACCGATCGACCCCGGTGCCAGACCGAGCCCGCTCAGGTAGAGCGCAATCGCCTCTTCCGGGCTGGCGTGGTCTGCCGTCGCCAGCACCTGGACCGATTCCAGCTGCTGGTTTTTCCACAACGCGAAACGTGCGTTGGTGCCACCGATGTCACCGACCAGAGCCAGTTTCAATTAAGCGTCTCCAGGGCAGAAGTAAAGGCGCTGGCGCCTTGCTCTGCGGAGCTGAAGGCCATGCGCATGAAACCAAACAGTTCGCGACCGCTGCCAATGTTGTTGCCCAACAAACCTTTGGCTGGCTCGCGCGCTGCGAATTCTTCGGCGTCCACCTTAAGCTCCAGAGTGCCTTTGACGCCATCGACGCGGATGATATCGCCCTCTTGCACTCGCGCCAAAGCACCGCCCACATAAGCTTCGGGGCTGACGTGGATCGCCGCCGGGATTTTCCCCGAGGCGCCGGACATGCGCCCGTCAGTCACCAACGCGACTTTGAAGCCGCGATCCTGCAGCACGCCGAGGAACGGCGTCATTTTGTGCAGTTCCGGCATGCCGTTGGAACGCGGGCCCTGGAAGCGCATCACCGCGACGAAATCCTTCTCGAGCAAACCGGCCTTGAAGGCATCGGCCAGATCCTGCTGATCCTGGAACACCATGGCCGGTGCTTCGACAACCTGGTTTTCCAAAGCGACGGCGGATACTTTCATCACGCCACGGCCGAGGTTGCCTTCCATCACTCGCAGGCCACCCTCCGCCGAGAATGCGCGAGCGACCGGACGCAGGATGGTTTCGTCGAGGCTTTCGATCGGGCCTTCGCGCCAGACCAGTTCGCCGTTTTCGAGGAACGGTTCCATGGTGTAGCGGCTCAGGCCGTGGCCGAGCACGGTGTTGACGTTTTCGTGAAGCAGGCCGGCTTCCAGCAGTTCGCGGATCAGGAACGACATGCCGCCCGCCGCCTGGAAGTGGTTGATGTCGGCTTTGCCGTTGGGGTACACGTGGCTCAGGGTCGGCACCACCTCGGAGAGGTCGGCCATGTCCTGCCAGGTCAACTGGATGCCCGCGGCCATGGCGATCGCCGGCATGTGCAGGGTGTGGTTGGTCGAACCGCCGGTGGCGTGCAGGGCCACGATGGAGTTGACCAGCGAACGCTCGTCGACGATTTCGCCGATCGGCATGAAGTCGCCGTTCTGCTTGGTCAAGCGGGTGACCTGGTGCGCCGCTTCGCGAGTCAGGGCATCGCGCAACGGGGTATTCGGGTTGACGAAAGAGGCGCCCGGCAAGTGCAGGCCCATGACTTCCATCAGCAACTGGTTGGTGTTGGCGGTGCCGTAGAAGGTGCAGGTGCCAGGGCTGTGATAGGACTTCATCTCCGATTCCAGCAGCTCTTCACGCGTCGCCTTGCCTTCGGCGTAGCGCTGACGCACATCGGCTTTCTGCTTGTTGGAGATGCCCGAAACCATCGGCCCGCCCGGCACGAAAATCGTTGGCAGATGACCGAAACGCAACGCGCCCATCATCAGGCCCGGCACGATCTTGTCGCAGATGCCGAGCATCAGCGCGCCATCGAACATGTTGTGGGACAGCGCTACAGCGGTGGACAGCGCGATGACTTCACGGCTCGGCAGGCTCAGTTCCATGCCCGGCTCGCCCTGGGTCACGCCATCGCACATCGCAGGGGTGCCACCGGCGAACTGGCCGACGGAGCCGATTTCGCGCAGGGCTTTTTTGATCTGTTCGGGGAAGACTTCGTACGGCTGGTGCGCCGAGAGCATGTCGTTATATGACGAAACAATTGCGATGTTGGCGGAGTTCATCATCCGCAGGCTGTGCTTGTCGTCGCTGCCACACCCGGCCACGCCATGGGCGAAGTTGGCGCATTGCAGCTTGCCGCGCATCGGGCCGTCGCTGGCGGCGCCGCGGATCAATGCAAGGTAAGCCTCACGCGTGGTGCGGCTGCGGGCGATAAGCCGTTCGGTGACCTCAAGGACGCGGGGATGCATGTGTAGAACTCCAGGCTAACGGATGTGGCGACCTGATTGTCTATGCTGATCAAGCACCGCTGTGATTGGGATGACAGACGGTTTTCTTGATCATTCGGACCAGTTGATTCAGGTCACTCGTTGTAGATAAAACAAAATATTGCCACTAAAAAGGCTTGTTTTCTATTTTTTTGCGAATAATCTTGTAATTCCAACAACAAAACGACGGCGGCGCTATCAATGACTCTTCGAATCGCAATCAATGGTTTTGGCCGTATCGGCCGTAATGTCCTGCGCGCACTGTATACCCAAGGTTATCGTCAGGATCTGCAGATCGTAGCGATCAACGACCTGGGCGACAGCTCAATGAATGCTCATCTGCTCAAGTACGACACCGTTCACGGCACATTCGATGCCGATGTCCAGCACGATCAGGAAAGCCTGACCGTCAACGGCGACCGTATTTCGGTCAGCGCCATTCGTAACCCGGCCGAACTGCCTTGGGCCGCGGAGAAGGTTGACGTCGTATTCGAATGCACCGGTTTGTTCACCGACCGTGCCAAAGCCGCCGCGCATATTACGGCCGGCGCGCGCAAAGTGATTATCTCGGCCCCGGCCAAAGGCGCTGACGCCACTGTGGTTTATGGGGTTAACCACGACATTCTGCGCCAATCGCACCAGATTATTTCCAACGCCTCGTGCACCACCAACTGCCTGGCCCCGGTGGCCCAGGTGCTGCACCGCGAGCTGGGCATTGAAAGCGGTTTGATGACCACCATCCATGCCTACACCAACGACCAGAACCTGACCGACGTCTACCACACCGACCCGTACCGCGCCCGTTCCGCCACCCAGAACATGATCCCGAGCAAGACCGGCGCCGCTGAAGCCGTGGGCCTGGTGCTGCCGGAACTGGCGGGCAAACTGACCGGCATGGCGGTGCGTGTTCCGGTGATCAACGTGTCGCTGGTGGACCTGACCGTGCAGCTCAAGCGTGAAGCGTCGGCCGATGAAGTCAACGCGATGCTCAAACAAGCCAGCCAGCACTCGAAGATTCTCGGTTACAACACCCTGCCGCTGGTTTCCAGCGACTTCAACCATAACCCGCTGTCGTCGATCTTCGATGCCAACCACACCAAGTCCAGCGGCAAGCTGCTCAAAGTGCTGGCCTGGTACGACAACGAATGGGGCTTCTCCAACCGCATGCTCGATAACTGCCTGGCGCTCTGCAACGCCGAGTAAGCGCCTCGCTCTTACGTTGAACGCGGCCCCTACGGGTATGTGAAACGCCGGAAAATGCGTCGTTGCAGGCGCATTTTCGTCTGGAGAAGCAAGCGATGATCGGTATCAGCTTTACGCAAAAGACCCTGGCGGCGCGCAAGCGTATCGCCCTGGTTGCCCACGACCACTGCAAAATATTTTTGCTGGACTGGGCCGAGCGGCAGAAAGACAAACTCGCGCAGCATGAACTGGTCGCCACCGGTACGACGGGGTTGTTATTGCAACAACGCCTCGACCTGCCGGTGGAAAGCATGATCAGCGGTCCGCTGGGCGGCGATCAGCAACTCGGCGCGCGAATCGCCGAGCAGCGGGTCGATATGCTGGTGTTCTTCTGGGACCCGTTCGAACCGCAACCCCACGACCCGGACATCAAAGCGCTGCTGCGGGTCGCGGCGGTGTGGAACATCCCGGTGGCCTGCAACGAGTGCAGCGCCGATTACCTGCTCAGCAGCCCGTTGATGGATCAGGCTCACGAACACCGCATCCCGGATTACGCGACCTATCTGCTGGGTCGTGGGTAATGCGCTCGGAATCACTCGCGATACCCTCCTGACACAAATGCCCTGCGGGAGCGAGCCTGCTCGCGATGATGGACTGACATTCACTGGGGGTCGACTGAAAGACCGCTATCGCGAGCAGGCTCGCTCCCACAGGATTTCATCCGGGCGGCGAGTATTTTGATCTATGCTCGGGCTCTCGCTCCGGAGGGCCTTCGATGACTGATTTACTCACGTCCATTCAAGCCGCACTCGGCTTGCCGCACACCTCAATTCCGTTCACCTCGAGCGGCGCCTTGCCCTCGGCGTTTGCCGTCACCGACCTTGCCTGCGCCAGCATTGCCGCTGCCGGTCAGGCTGTCAGTCAATTGCTGCAACAACACACCGGCCGTTTGCCTACCCTTGAAGTCGACCGGCGCCTGGCGTCGTTCTGGTTTGCGACGTCGATCCGCCCCGTGGGCTGGAGCGTTCCACCATTGTGGGACCCGGTTGCCGGTGACTATGCGACCAAGGACGGCTGGATCCGCCTGCACACCAACGCGCCTCATCATCGTGCCGCCGCTGAAAGCGTCCTCGGTGCCTGTGCCGACCGCGCCGCGATGGCGAGCAAGGTCGCTCAATGGGCCAAAAGCGATCTGGAACAGGCCGTAGTGGGTGCCGGTGGTTGCGCGGCCGAAATGCGCAGCTGGGCGCAATGGCAAGCGCATCCCCAAGGTTTGGCGGTGAATGCCGAGCCGTTGATTCAGTTCAGCGCCGACAACGACCAAAACCCCAAACCGTGGCAAGGCTCAGTGGCGCAACCGCTGGCCGGGATCAAAGTGCTGGATCTCACACGGGTACTTGCCGGCCCGATCGCCAGCCGCTTCCTCGCAGGGCTCGGTGCCGATGTGCTGCGCATTGACCCACCGACCTGGAACGAACCGGGCGTAGTGCCGGAAGTTACTTTGGGCAAACGCTGTGCGCGCCTGGATCTGCACGACAAGACTGATCGCGCGGTGTTCGAAAGCCTGCTCAAGGACGCCGACATCTTGCTCCACGGCTACCGCGCCGATGCATTGGAAAGGTTGGGGTACGGCGTCGCCGTGCGTCAAAAACTGGCGCCGGGCCTGATTGATGTGTGCCTCAACGCCTACGGTTGGAGCGGCCCCTGGCAGAACCGTCGCGGGTTCGACAGTTTGGTCCAGATGAGCAGCGGGATTGCCGAAGCGGGGATGCACTGGAAGAAAGCGAATAAACCGACGCCGCTGCCGGTGCAGGCCCTCGACCACGCCACCGGGTATTTGATGGCGGCTGCGGTGATCAAATTATTGGGACAAGGCGGGGCGGCCAGGTTGTCGTTGGCGCGGACCGCCAAGTTGCTGATTGAAAATGGCGCGGGGACCGGTGAGGCGTTGCGGGCGGAGGATCAAAGCGATCAAGGTATGTTGGTTGAGCAGACACCTTGGGGGCCGGCCCATCGGTTGCAGGTCCCGTTGAAAATTACCGGGACACCGTTGCAGTGGGCGCTGCCGGCCGGGGAATTGGGTTCTCATCGTGCGCAGTGGTGGTGACCATCAGATAGCTATCGCAAGCAGGCTCGCTCCTTCAGGCTAACCTGATCGCCGCGGCCACAAAAGACCCAGCAACGCCGACCAGTCATAAGGCGGTTGATACGTCAGCAACAACCTCACAACGACAGTAACCCGCTGTACAACCCATACGCCGCCAACCCCGCCCCGGCGACCACACCGCTGAAAATCCCCTTCTCCACCGACGTAAACAATGGCTCGCCCTGTTCCCGTTTAGCCTTGGCAAACAGAATCACCCCCGGCGCATACAACAACGCCGAGAGCAGCAGGTATTTCACGCCGCCGGCATACAACAACCAAACCGCGTAACACAGAGCAATGCCACCGATCAGCAAGTCTTTCGTGCGCTCGGCCGACGCATGCTCATAGGTTTCCCCTCGCCCGCTCAACAACACCGCATACGCCGCTGACCACAGATACGGCACCAGAATCATCGATGAGGCGAGGTAAATCAGGCTGGTGTAAGTACCGGCGGAAAACAGCGTGATCAGCAGAAAAACCTGGACCATCGCGTTGGTCAGCCACAGCGCATTGACCGGCACATGATTGGCGTTTTCCTTGGTCAGGAACGCCGGCATGGTCTTGTCTTTCGCGGTGGCAAAGAGGATTTCGGCGCAGAGCAGTGCCCAGGACAGCAATGCTCCCAACAGCGAAATAGCCAGGCCGATGCTGATCAGCAGCGCGCCCCAAGGGCCGACGATATGTTCCAGCACCGCCGCTAGCGATGGGTTCTGCAAGGTGGCCAATTCCGGCTGGCTCATGATTCCAAGGGACAACACATTCACCAGCACCAGCAGCGCCAACACACCGATAAAACCGATGACCGTCGCCCGGCCCACGTCCGAACGCTTCTGCGCCTTCGCCGAATACACACTGGCGCCTTCAATGCCGATGAAGACGAACACGGTGACCAGCATCATGTTGCGCACCTGATCCATCACGCCGCCGAAATTCGGGTTGCTGCGGCCCCAAATGTCGCGGGTGAAGATGTCCGCCTTGAAGGCCACGGCGGCGATAACGATGAACATGATCAGCGGCACGATCTTGGCCACAGTGGTCAGTTGATTGATGAACGCCGCCTCCTTGATTCCGCGCAGCACCAGAAAATGCACAGCCCACAGCAGCACCGAGGCGCAACCGATGGCGATCGGCGTGTTGCCCTGGCCAAACACCGGAAAGAAATAACCGAGCGTACTGAACAGCAATACGAAATAACCGACATTGCCCAACCAGGCGCTGATCCAGTAACCCCAGGCAGACGAGAACCCCATGTAATCGCCGAAACCGGCCTTGGCGTAGGCGTACACCCCGGAATCCAGTTCGGGTTTGCGATTGGCCAGGGTCTGAAAGACGAAGGCCAGGGTCAGCATGCCAACGGCAGTGATCGCCCAACCAATCAATATCGCCCCGGCATCGGCACGCGCCGCCATGTTTTGCGGTAACGAAAAAATCCCGCCGCCAATCATTGACCCCACCACCAAAGCGATCAGCGCACTCAGACGA is a genomic window containing:
- a CDS encoding D-mannose isomerase; this encodes MDTFQPAFSSWLNAPAHQQWLATEGLRLLAFAKASKLAEGFGNLDEKGRLPANAQAETMNTARMTHSFAMAHIQGLPGFAELVDHGIKALSGPLRDAEHGGWFATPEHRDGNTDKAAYLHAFVALAASSAVVAQRPGAQALLDDAIHIIDTHFWSEEEGAMRESFNRDFSCEEAYRGANSNMHATEAFLALADVTEDNRWLIRAQRIVERVIHDHAAANDYLVVEHFDRDWQPLRDYNHDNPADGFRPYGTTPGHGFEWARLLLHLEAARVQAGILTPGWLATDAQKLFDHNCRHGWDVDGAPGIVYTLDWDNRAVVRHRLHWTHAEASAAASALLKRTGDEQYERWYRLFWEFCDSHFIDRCDGSWHHELDPLNRPSADIWAGKPDLYHAWQAVLIPRLPLAPSMATALAQLSQSAPV
- a CDS encoding ATP-binding protein; this translates as MPRSLLGRMLLLTLLAVLFAQALSSVIWVSQLRATQLEGLVTSARSLAHSMTASVSYFRSLPVAFRPLVLDQLRSMGGTRFVVTLNDKPLGMEVLPITPRKEAVLKAVDEVLRQSLGQDTDISVTFVSPEDLRIFNGGLKLDELPRSWAHYALTLEPVNPPVLVTQIQMAPGEWLYIASLLPEPYTSLEEQGLPAQQVWFIVLTSGFLLLFIGLLVHWQSRPLKRLARAARDMSLGAEVEPVAEGGGSEVVEVGRAFNAMRERISRYLTERSQLFSAISHDLRTPITRLRLRVELLEDEKLQAKFGRDLDELELLVKGALQCVKDTDIHENIEPVDLNHVLDCLVEPYLAPNGNGRVTQHGRALAPYPGKPLALKRCIGNLIDNALKYGQNAHLHIDDDESAFVLHVDDEGPGVPEQRLEQVFEPHFRLAGQQQGYGLGLGIARNIAHSHGGEVSLQNLREGGLRVTLQLPRSVD
- a CDS encoding response regulator, with product MSSVNKSILLVDDDQEIRELLDTYLTRAGFQVRTTPDGAGFRQALNEAPSDLVILDVMLPDEDGFSLCRWIRQHPRQAHVPIIMLTASSDEADRVIGLELGADDYLGKPFSPRELQARIKALLRRAQFGQERSGSEVLAFDDWRLDMVSHRLFHIDGEEVILSGADFALLKLFLDHPQEILDRDTIGNATRGRDLMPLDRIVDMAVSRLRQRLRDTEKPPRLIRTVRGSGYQLAANVVASNGH
- a CDS encoding glucokinase, whose protein sequence is MKLALVGDIGGTNARFALWKNQQLESVQVLATADHASPEEAIALYLSGLGLAPGSIGSVCLSVAGPVSGDEFKFTNNHWRLSRKGFCKALQVDRLLLINDFSAMALGMTRLQPGEFRVVCEGTPEPLRPAVVIGPGTGLGVGTLLDLGGGRFAPLPGEGGHVDLPLSSPRETQLWQHIYNEIGHVSAETALSGSGLPRVYRAICAVDGHTPVLDTPEAITKAGLAGDPIAMEVLEQFCCWLGRVAGNNVLTTGARGGVYIVGGVIPRFADFFINSGFARCFADKGCMSDYFKGIPVWLVTAPYSGLVGAGVALDQAQ
- the edd gene encoding phosphogluconate dehydratase encodes the protein MHPRVLEVTERLIARSRTTREAYLALIRGAASDGPMRGKLQCANFAHGVAGCGSDDKHSLRMMNSANIAIVSSYNDMLSAHQPYEVFPEQIKKALREIGSVGQFAGGTPAMCDGVTQGEPGMELSLPSREVIALSTAVALSHNMFDGALMLGICDKIVPGLMMGALRFGHLPTIFVPGGPMVSGISNKQKADVRQRYAEGKATREELLESEMKSYHSPGTCTFYGTANTNQLLMEVMGLHLPGASFVNPNTPLRDALTREAAHQVTRLTKQNGDFMPIGEIVDERSLVNSIVALHATGGSTNHTLHMPAIAMAAGIQLTWQDMADLSEVVPTLSHVYPNGKADINHFQAAGGMSFLIRELLEAGLLHENVNTVLGHGLSRYTMEPFLENGELVWREGPIESLDETILRPVARAFSAEGGLRVMEGNLGRGVMKVSAVALENQVVEAPAMVFQDQQDLADAFKAGLLEKDFVAVMRFQGPRSNGMPELHKMTPFLGVLQDRGFKVALVTDGRMSGASGKIPAAIHVSPEAYVGGALARVQEGDIIRVDGVKGTLELKVDAEEFAAREPAKGLLGNNIGSGRELFGFMRMAFSSAEQGASAFTSALETLN
- the gap gene encoding type I glyceraldehyde-3-phosphate dehydrogenase translates to MTLRIAINGFGRIGRNVLRALYTQGYRQDLQIVAINDLGDSSMNAHLLKYDTVHGTFDADVQHDQESLTVNGDRISVSAIRNPAELPWAAEKVDVVFECTGLFTDRAKAAAHITAGARKVIISAPAKGADATVVYGVNHDILRQSHQIISNASCTTNCLAPVAQVLHRELGIESGLMTTIHAYTNDQNLTDVYHTDPYRARSATQNMIPSKTGAAEAVGLVLPELAGKLTGMAVRVPVINVSLVDLTVQLKREASADEVNAMLKQASQHSKILGYNTLPLVSSDFNHNPLSSIFDANHTKSSGKLLKVLAWYDNEWGFSNRMLDNCLALCNAE
- a CDS encoding methylglyoxal synthase — its product is MIGISFTQKTLAARKRIALVAHDHCKIFLLDWAERQKDKLAQHELVATGTTGLLLQQRLDLPVESMISGPLGGDQQLGARIAEQRVDMLVFFWDPFEPQPHDPDIKALLRVAAVWNIPVACNECSADYLLSSPLMDQAHEHRIPDYATYLLGRG
- a CDS encoding CoA transferase; translated protein: MTDLLTSIQAALGLPHTSIPFTSSGALPSAFAVTDLACASIAAAGQAVSQLLQQHTGRLPTLEVDRRLASFWFATSIRPVGWSVPPLWDPVAGDYATKDGWIRLHTNAPHHRAAAESVLGACADRAAMASKVAQWAKSDLEQAVVGAGGCAAEMRSWAQWQAHPQGLAVNAEPLIQFSADNDQNPKPWQGSVAQPLAGIKVLDLTRVLAGPIASRFLAGLGADVLRIDPPTWNEPGVVPEVTLGKRCARLDLHDKTDRAVFESLLKDADILLHGYRADALERLGYGVAVRQKLAPGLIDVCLNAYGWSGPWQNRRGFDSLVQMSSGIAEAGMHWKKANKPTPLPVQALDHATGYLMAAAVIKLLGQGGAARLSLARTAKLLIENGAGTGEALRAEDQSDQGMLVEQTPWGPAHRLQVPLKITGTPLQWALPAGELGSHRAQWW